In Nyctibius grandis isolate bNycGra1 chromosome 17, bNycGra1.pri, whole genome shotgun sequence, the genomic stretch TACAAGGAGTTCTTCGTGTTAAAAGCCTTGCCAGCGCGCGCActcgctctctctctctctctctctcgtaTCCTGTGCAGAAACGGTAAATGCAAGGAATAATGAGAATTTTTGGTGTATGCAGCTTGCTGCTTAATGCCCCCACCCACAGTGGTAGCCAAGGAGTTTTACTTTAGATCTGAAAGGCAACAGCATAGTCCAATACTCAGATAGCACTAACAGTTAACAGTAAACAAAGGGGAGACTGCTTCATCAACTTGCCCGGTGTATGGAACACAGAAGTATTGCGggagcaggaagaaagcaggCAATGAGTAATGTTAATCAGATGAATTCAAATGTGAAATATGCATGGAGTAGCAGCTTGCAGACTGAGGAGCAGTCTGCAATGGGGATGATGCAGTATTCGCCATGTATATAAGCTGTATgtaagcttttttgtttgtttcttttgtttttgctttttctagGATTCAGCGATAGCTTTCTGGAACAAAGGGTAACATTTTATTGCAATAGCCAATGGAATGGCCAACAGAGGAAATCACAGTGTCGGAGCAGAAATGAAGAATTTGGTTTGTGTGAGTACACTGCTAACCAAGCTTACAAGAGCTACTTAAACAATGAGGAATTTAACAGCATTGCTGTCAAATGCTATGAAGAATTGCTATGCTAGAGAATTGAACTTCATCTGTAGCTTTCTTCAGGCCTAGCTTTTGCTGAGCATCAGCCTGATGATACTCTGCCCTGCTTTTGGCTTATGCCCACTCCTTGCATAGTTATTTTTTTAGCCCACACAACttttgggggaagaagggaaggtgACAAACTCAGTAAGTTTAATAGCTTCTTCCtaccaagaaaggaaaattcttGCTCCTTTTGCCCTAGCCCTTGCTCTAGAGAGAGTATTTAGGGCAGTGTCTAACACATACAGCCTTGAACCTAGATCCCTATGTGTTACATTACTATGTACAGCCCTCTTAAGCAACAGGTCATCATAGCTCCAAAGAAGTATCAACTAATCTCTTGGAAGGCAGGTTCAGCCCAAAGCATAAGTGGTGTTCGGTGCTCATAGCTAACTGTTCCTGGTTTTCTTTAGCAAACTCCAGGAGGCCTCAGCCATACCCTTTTTCCAGCACTGCATCTCTCACCATTTGCAAGATACTAGAATTGCTCATTGTAATTTGTTCGCAGCTTTTACCTGCTGACAGCATCACAGCAGCCATCTGAGAATTATGCTTTATAAGCTCAGtgtgccaattttttttttttttttttttttttttaagctttggaTGTCCTGTACTGGTGCATAGTACTCTGCATCTGCGTGGAAAAATCCCCTGCTTCCGTGGCAGACTGGGTTTACTGTGCCCAAAGGCTGCGCATTTTTGCACAAACTATTATTCTGATCCACATGCAACAGTTCAGGAACCCTAAAAAAGTAATTCGTTTGGTCCACAAGAAGAAACAGATCCACCACTTGCACAGTCAATAAAGAGCGAGTTCGGTGAGGAGAAATGTACCGTTTTCTATAAATCCCTTCTGGTCAGTTGCAGGTTGTTTCTCAGTGTAGCAGATGCCTCAGCACAGGACTTAAGACAATAGGCAGGGCAAGAGAAAAGCTGAGAGGAGCCACTGCAGAAAGCATGACCTTGGCACTGCCAGACTCTCCTGTTAGTACTTCATTTACCTGGTGTTATTACTGTGTCTGGCAACAGTAGTGTCTGATGCTAATAGTCACTCATCCACTTGCATTACAGAACACCCCTGTAGCACTTCAGTATTCAAAAGCACATGAAAGCAACTGCTTTACTGCCTTGTGTATGATTGTGGGATCCTGTATTTagtaacaaagtatttttttttttaataggaaaaaaagccaggCCTCTGCGAAACTGACTCAAGTTACAGACCTACCTTCTTTGTTTGAAGCAGAAAGCTCCAGAAAGGGAAAGCTGTGTGGTACCTTTAGATTATGATCAGAAGAACAGTGCAGATGCAAACCTTTACCTTGGAGGCAAGGAAATCTAGAGTAAGCTAGAGAGGAACTTCCTAGAAACCCTGTACCAGAGTACAGTCACTGTCACTGCTTTATATGAAATACTACTCTGAACATACCAAATATATGGAAGAAGGGGGAGATATTAGAAAAGCAATACCACCTTTCACAGCGCCATCCACTCCAAAGAATagttttttaatcatttaatctttaatttgtaagcagaaataaaactacCCATTCTCAGTATTGTGATTTTGTTAAAAGCAAGGAAGACCCTTTTTTAGAATGTCTTCTTTATTCTTCCTCTATTGGGATGGTTACGCTACAAGCCTTACAGGgacacaaaactgaaaactcatCTTTGCCTGACCTTTGTAGAGTCATGGAAGAGTTATGCCAAAGGAAACCCCAAAAAGCAAGAGGTGTATCTAAGGTAGGAGAGAGATGTCAGTGGGTTTCTTGCTTGTTGAGGTGGGGTCAAGTGTGTGATGAAATAGTAGAACTCCTATCTCACTTCATGCAAACCCCCCCTCCCTCTTTAACCAAAgatctttcccttctgcttgtaaataaacaaataggCCCAGAACCTCTGTGGAGAAACTGAACAGAAATGCGGCTGCAATCCAATTTGCATTTGCACCAGGCCTCTCCTGGATCACTGGACTAACCTGTTACAGTAAATCACAGAGCCAGGAGTCAAAACACTTGATGACTACAGCAGGCACAGGGAAGCTGGCAGCAGTCATGCCATTGCTGGAGAAAGTGATAGGCTAGAGCTAATAACATGCCTTTAGGAAAAACTGTATAAGCCTCCTGGAATGGTTCTGTACCTACTGTATAGCAGGAAAACCCCTTTTATATTTGCTGCACCAAATTTGGCAGCAACAGTAAACTTTTCGGAGTGTAGTCTGGCGAGAGCAGCACATGGACAGTGTAAAGCATACAAATGACACTTTAATGCGGTCAGATGCGCTGAGAGGGCAGGGTGCATCCTCGGGCCGGGGCgggctgctgctgtcctgggcCACTTGGCAGCCCCTCGGCCGGGGCGTCCCTCAGGGGGCGTCGCCGGGCCCGGGCGACCCGTCCGCCGGGGGCGTGGCGGGCTCCTgcgctcgccgccgccgccgcagcctTTCGGCGCCGGTTACCGTCATGGGGTGGAGCGGCAGGAACCCCGCCAGACCTGCAAGGAGAGGCGGTGAGCCGCGGCGAGCCGTACCGGgcccccaccctgccctcccgctcccggccgcccgccccgaGCCTACCCAGGAGCTTCTCAGCGGGCCGGGAAAGCTGCGCGCCGCAGCCCAGCCAGTGGCGCAGCCGTTCCAGGTTGAGCCCCGCCACCCTCTCGCCGTGGGCGTTGGGCAGCGGGTCGAGGCAGCCGAGCTGCTCCAGGTACTTCCCGTCGCGGGCGCGCCTGCTGTGAGCTGCCACGATGCGGAAGAAGGGCCGGTTGGTGCAGCCTCCGAGGGCGAAGCGGATCACGACGTGCCCGCCACGGTAGCCCTTCAGGAGGCGGCTGCCTGCGAAGAGAGCGCGGGGCGGTGAGGGGAGGGGACGGGCCGGGCCGGGACGGGCGCGCCCGCAGGCACTCACCGAGCTGCACCATAGCGGCGGCTAGCCCCTCCCTGCGGCGCGCAGCGATGACGTACGAGGGGCCGGAAGTGCGGCGGCCGGCGCAGCCGCGGGCTGCCGGGCGGGAGGGCGGCCCAGCGCCGGGGAGCGGCGTAGTCCGCTCCCGCTGCCCCGGGGACAGAGGCAGGCGCGCTGCGAAGCCCCGTTTCTCGTCGCCGGTGGCGGGTGAGCGTCGGGGCCGTCCGGCGCTGAGGGCCAGGAACGCCGGGGAGGCCGCGGATGTCGGGAGGTCTCCTGCCCGCTGCGGTGTGTccggaggggagggggcagcaaGGGCTGCCTCGAAGGGCTCTTTGTCGGTCTCGGGGCTGAGCCCGGGCGTGCTGGCGGGAGGAGGGGGCGAGCTGCGGGTGCGCGCgccgggcagcggggagggctggtctgggctgcagggcagggggctggcgGGAAGGGGCAGAGGGTGCCGGGGAGCTCGGGCTGGGGCGCTCCAAAGGCGCAGCTGTTCGGagcgggaggggagggagcggcGAGACAGGGCGGGGGAGTGATGCGGAGGGATGTGCAGCTCCGTCGTTTGGCTGCCCCCAAATCTTGTGAGCGAGAGCCTGCTGGGTGTGTGGCTTCCCTGGGGAAACGGGATCTTTGGGACGTCTTTCTTCAGCTCTCTCTATCCCGATTCTTCCCGCTTTGCCCTGTAGTGcgttgcaattttttttctccatcgCTCTCTGTCTGGTTTCCCCgtctctgttttttaatttttccctttctgccctgcagcctgtcactgtttttcctctctccatgtTTCTCTGTACGGCTCTTGGTCCTTAGTTTTTAACATTCCTCCCTCTGTGTCTTATAGCCCGTTGTGGTTTTTCCATTCTCAATCTCTCTCTGTCCAGCCCCCAGTCCAGCCCTATTTTTTATGGCCTCCCTCTATGCCCCTGTAGCCCAttgctattattttctttcaccatTTTGCTCTGTCTGGCTCCCTGccactatttttcatttccttgctaTCCGACTTTTAGCTTATTGCTATTCTTTAGTTCTCCATCTCTGTCTGGTTCCCTGTCCCTATTTATTAATTACTCACTCTCCACCCTGtactttatctcttttttttttgtctttctttccctgcctctaTTCTGGGATGGTTCGGGGGGTGGGCCCGGCAGTGTTGTTGATGGTGGAGAAGTAAAGGCTGCAAGAGCGATAATAAAGTGCCGGCTGGGCTGCGGTGGTGCCGCCCCGCAGAGATGtggggccgggccctgcgcggttcccgagcgctccccaaaactgcccgtggggccctgggggcgcagggctgcggcgtggctgcagcccccccacccctcggCGTCGcacgtgggggctgcagggggggtcagaAAGCAGGCGGGGTGAGCTGCTTGGGGGCCCGAATAACGGAGGCCAGGTGTTGTGTTCCTGGGGCTCGAGGACAGGCTCACGCGGCTGATTTGGGGGGCTCAGGAGCAGATGTGAGCGGTGCGTTTTCGGGAGCTGACAGAGGGGACTCGGTGGTGTGGTTTTGGGCTCGGCAGCAGAGGCCGAGCGCTGCGTTTTTGGGGCTCGAGAGCAGGCTCGGCAGCTGGGTTTTTGGGCTCCGCCGTGGGCGCTCCGTGAGCTGGTTCGGGGGCCAAAAGCAGGAGGCAGATGGGCCGTTTGTGCGGGGGAGCAGGAGGGCGTCGGGGGGCCGCGTGGGAAAGCGGCGGGTGGGCAGGGTGCGTGGACGTTGCCCGGAGGCGGGGGTCTGGTCACGTTGGAGCCCGAAGTTCGGGGGGCCGGCACGCAGCGGGCCGGCCGAGCTGAACGTCCGAGGTGGTCTCCGGGGGCCTGGGTGCTTTTCAGACCCTGTACGCCCTCTTTGAGTCTCGCTCTTCTTTGTGCGCCACTTTAGAACGGATATTAACTAAACCATAATGCAAACTAATCCATATTTATATGACGTACAGCTATGAGGTTTTATAGGAAAAGTGCCGATGTGACAGCAATTGATTTCGGACCGTGCTGCAGCCgggctgaaggagaaggagcagaagcGAAGCAGGGCTTCAGTGCGGAGCTGGAGCTTCGATTAGCCGGAACTGGAGGGAGCGGGAGCCGGAACGAGACGGGGGGGGCGTCTGCCGTCCGGAGCGAGCAGCGGGGAGGTGAGTTGCCCTCCTGCCGGCGGGGAGCCCGGCCTCTTCCCTGGGGGACCGAATCCGCGCCTCCGTCTGTGCGGAGGGTCTCTCGCGGTCCCCTTCCCGAGGGCAGAAGCGAGGGCGGGGGTCCCCCGGCTGTGCCGGGGCAGCCCTGCTGCAAGGGGGCTCGGGCGAGGCGGCGGCGTCTCCCTGGTACGTGGCAAAGGGGAGAGAACCCGTCCGGTGGGAGCTCCCGGGGCGCGCGGCCTGGCCCGGCACGGCCCCCCCTGGCAGAATCCTCCCCCGTCCGCTGGGTGCGACAAACAggttcattttctgcctctttttttttttccccagcgtCCCCTTCTGCGTCACACGAAGAAAATCCTGCGCGGTCGATTCCGCTCGCTGCTCGGGTAATGGCGCGtacggggccgggggagcgggcagAAACGTTATGGAGTTTGAGGACCCTCCAGGTACTCCACCTCAAACCCAGAGAAAAGGCAAACTCGCAGAAAAGCTGGTCGAAAACTGCAGTTAACAGAGCACGCCTTGTTCCCGAAGCGGTGCCTCGGTAGTTagaaaagttttcctttctgctaaAAGAAGGAACTTCCGCCCCGGATAAATGGAGGGCTGCCTGTTACCTTCTTTGGGGTCAAGCGTTTGTCCTCTGTTTGCTCCTGCTGATTTTATGGGCGAGTTGGAAATAGCCTTTTATACGCACAACTAGATTTTGAGTCGTATGTGGCGTCAGTAGAGTTAACTGCTGAGCACCTAGAGGCCAGTAGAAACGTATTGAGCGAAAGATGATGGAAACGGATGttttaacttgatttttattccgtttttgtttttattgctttttttgcacAGAGACGGTTT encodes the following:
- the MRPS16 gene encoding small ribosomal subunit protein bS16m, whose translation is MVQLGSRLLKGYRGGHVVIRFALGGCTNRPFFRIVAAHSRRARDGKYLEQLGCLDPLPNAHGERVAGLNLERLRHWLGCGAQLSRPAEKLLGLAGFLPLHPMTVTGAERLRRRRRAQEPATPPADGSPGPGDAP